From a region of the uncultured Desulfatiglans sp. genome:
- the gmd gene encoding GDP-D-mannose dehydratase, NAD(P)-binding (Evidence 2a : Function from experimental evidences in other organisms; PubMedId : 10673432, 14299611, 7815923, 8759852, 9257704; Product type e : enzyme) — MMKTAMITGITGQDGMYLAEFLLQKGYTVHGLKRRSSSFNTRRIDHLYRDLHEEGVRFFMHHGDLTDATNLIRIIQEVQPDEIYNLAAQSHVQVSFETPEYTANGDALGTLRLLEAIRILDLGEKTRFYQASTSELYGKVQETPQSEKTPFYPRSPYAVAKLYAYWITVNYREAYGMFACNGILFNHESPVRGETFVTRKITRAVARIKLGLQEQFYLGNLDARRDWGYAGDYVRAMWLILQQEKPDDYVIATGENHSVREFVECAFREVGMDLVWEGSGIDEVGIEKATGKVRVMIDVRYFRPTEVDTLLGNAAKAREELGWVPRMPFDELVKVMVREDLKEAQRDQLCGSAGFRTYNRFE, encoded by the coding sequence ATGATGAAAACAGCGATGATCACAGGGATTACCGGACAGGATGGGATGTACCTGGCGGAGTTTCTGCTGCAGAAGGGATATACGGTCCATGGATTGAAAAGACGTTCGTCTTCTTTCAATACGCGCAGGATAGACCATCTTTACCGTGACCTGCATGAGGAGGGGGTCCGTTTTTTTATGCATCACGGAGATCTGACGGATGCGACGAACCTCATCCGCATCATCCAGGAGGTTCAGCCCGACGAGATATACAACCTCGCGGCCCAGAGCCATGTGCAGGTTTCATTCGAGACCCCCGAGTATACGGCCAACGGGGACGCGCTCGGGACGCTGAGGCTGCTGGAGGCTATCCGAATCCTTGATCTCGGTGAGAAAACGCGCTTCTATCAGGCTTCCACCAGCGAGTTGTATGGCAAGGTGCAGGAGACTCCTCAAAGTGAAAAGACGCCTTTCTATCCCCGCAGCCCTTATGCCGTGGCGAAGCTTTACGCGTACTGGATTACCGTAAACTACAGGGAGGCCTATGGCATGTTCGCCTGTAACGGCATCCTGTTCAATCATGAGTCTCCTGTGAGGGGCGAAACCTTCGTGACGCGGAAGATCACCCGTGCGGTGGCGAGGATCAAGCTCGGGCTCCAGGAGCAGTTTTACCTGGGCAATCTCGATGCCCGGAGGGATTGGGGCTACGCGGGCGACTACGTCCGGGCCATGTGGCTGATCCTGCAGCAGGAAAAACCGGATGACTATGTGATCGCGACGGGTGAAAACCACTCGGTGAGGGAGTTCGTCGAGTGCGCCTTCCGAGAGGTCGGGATGGATCTGGTGTGGGAAGGAAGCGGTATAGACGAGGTCGGGATCGAAAAGGCGACCGGCAAGGTCAGGGTGATGATCGATGTCCGCTATTTCAGACCTACCGAAGTCGATACGCTGCTCGGCAATGCGGCCAAGGCGCGCGAAGAACTGGGGTGGGTGCCCAGGATGCCCTTTGACGAACTTGTGAAGGTCATGGTGCGAGAGGATCTCAAGGAGGCTCAGAGAGATCAACTGTGCGGAAGCGCTGGATTTCGAACCTACAATCGTTTCGAATAA
- a CDS encoding hypothetical protein (Evidence 5 : Unknown function), with amino-acid sequence MFPCVATRRSPHRRLISSIPAENHSGWNGGLVVPEITGLSRKLGVEEVHALESRLAASWHGSPMAVLRLRIDLVGFMCEKFCRER; translated from the coding sequence GTGTTTCCCTGTGTGGCGACCCGGAGGTCGCCACACAGGCGCCTGATTTCCTCTATACCGGCTGAAAATCATTCTGGGTGGAATGGGGGCCTCGTCGTTCCGGAGATTACAGGCCTTTCCCGGAAGCTTGGAGTGGAAGAAGTTCATGCTTTAGAGAGCAGGCTTGCCGCATCATGGCATGGTTCCCCAATGGCGGTTTTGCGGCTGCGGATTGATCTTGTTGGTTTTATGTGTGAGAAATTTTGCCGCGAGCGTTGA
- a CDS encoding Glycosyltransferase, group 1 family protein gives MSLSFPDTIEKAAVDVVIVNYKSTDLLIQCLDSIQMVAGDLGYKITVEDNSEDDDIDRIAEKFPAVSIEKNRKNIGFAKGVNKGLALCTAPYVLVLNPDTVVHPGFFETMLSYMESHPDIGILGPKILDHDGSVQGSARGFPTPLTAFFGRRSVFSRLFPNNPITRENVRTMDCDGQTPMEVDWVSGACMVVRRSAFKTVGYLDERFFMYWEDTDWCRRMWANGWRVVYLPSASITHFVGGSSERNVFGSVLAFHQSSYKLFAKYLSPSQAFFKPLVFIGIIMRCLFVCTVQALSRGERLLRRKGNAWGSKRGGKLQDGKIRIVRFIARLNIGGPAIHVHLLTRDLDRARFSTTLITGKISRQEGDMGYLFADLPEKVIFIPELQREISPLMDMLAFRSVLKVLHLKKPHIVDTHTAKAGTTARLAAIFYNLFNRRKIRMVHTFHGHVFEGYFSKAASGLYVWIERLLALRTDVIIAISPSQKKDLAYKFRIAPPEKIKSIPLGFDLTPFLRSGERRGWFKRGLGFSEETALVGIIGRLVPIKNHRLFLEAANRCIKEKGMDHLRFAVIGDGEMRMGLETYCRELGITPYVRFTGWLRDLTEVYADLDVLALTSDNEGTPVSMIEAMAASVPVIATDAGGVVDLLGNPVRSFPNGGFTLCERGVLCAKGDSRGFSNGLTHLLQNEDHKREALARAARCFVIRRFSEERLLRDMEELYQGLVERPSH, from the coding sequence ATGAGTTTATCTTTCCCTGATACCATAGAGAAGGCTGCCGTCGATGTGGTGATCGTCAACTACAAGAGCACCGATCTCTTGATTCAGTGCCTGGATTCTATCCAGATGGTAGCTGGAGACCTGGGATACAAGATAACTGTGGAAGACAACAGCGAAGATGATGACATCGATCGAATCGCCGAGAAATTTCCAGCAGTCAGCATTGAAAAAAACAGAAAAAACATCGGTTTTGCGAAGGGGGTAAATAAAGGGCTGGCCTTGTGCACGGCACCCTACGTCCTGGTTTTGAACCCGGATACGGTTGTGCATCCGGGTTTTTTTGAAACGATGCTGAGTTACATGGAGAGCCATCCCGACATCGGCATCCTGGGCCCGAAGATCCTCGATCATGATGGATCCGTTCAGGGCTCGGCACGCGGTTTCCCCACCCCGTTGACGGCGTTTTTCGGGCGCCGCTCCGTTTTTTCAAGGCTTTTTCCCAACAATCCGATTACACGCGAAAATGTTCGGACAATGGATTGCGACGGCCAAACGCCCATGGAGGTGGACTGGGTTTCCGGTGCCTGCATGGTCGTGAGACGGTCGGCCTTCAAGACAGTCGGATATCTCGATGAGCGTTTTTTTATGTACTGGGAGGATACCGACTGGTGCCGGCGGATGTGGGCGAACGGCTGGAGGGTCGTCTATCTGCCATCGGCTTCCATCACCCATTTTGTGGGGGGGAGCAGCGAAAGGAATGTTTTCGGTTCGGTGCTCGCGTTTCATCAAAGCAGCTACAAACTCTTTGCGAAGTACTTGAGCCCTTCACAGGCATTCTTCAAACCTCTCGTGTTTATCGGCATCATCATGCGATGTCTGTTTGTCTGTACTGTTCAGGCGTTGAGCAGAGGGGAACGGCTCCTCAGGAGAAAAGGAAACGCATGGGGATCGAAACGGGGTGGCAAACTGCAGGATGGAAAGATCCGAATCGTGCGGTTCATCGCGCGTCTGAATATCGGCGGCCCGGCGATCCATGTCCATTTGCTGACCCGCGATCTCGATCGGGCACGTTTTTCGACAACGCTGATCACCGGGAAGATATCGCGTCAAGAGGGTGACATGGGGTATCTGTTTGCGGATTTGCCCGAAAAGGTGATCTTCATTCCTGAACTGCAGCGGGAAATCAGTCCCCTCATGGACATGTTGGCTTTCCGCAGCGTGCTGAAGGTCCTGCACCTGAAAAAACCGCACATCGTCGACACCCACACCGCGAAGGCGGGGACTACGGCGCGGCTCGCAGCTATCTTCTATAACCTGTTCAATCGAAGAAAAATCCGGATGGTTCATACCTTCCACGGCCATGTTTTCGAAGGGTATTTCAGCAAGGCGGCCTCCGGTCTGTATGTCTGGATCGAGAGGCTTCTCGCTCTGCGAACGGATGTCATCATAGCGATCAGCCCCTCGCAGAAAAAGGATCTGGCGTACAAATTCCGCATAGCGCCCCCTGAAAAGATCAAGAGCATCCCCCTCGGTTTCGACCTGACGCCATTTCTCCGGAGCGGCGAACGGAGAGGCTGGTTCAAGCGCGGCCTCGGATTTTCAGAGGAGACTGCCCTTGTCGGCATCATCGGACGCTTGGTGCCCATCAAGAACCACCGCCTGTTCCTGGAGGCGGCAAATCGCTGCATCAAAGAAAAAGGGATGGATCATCTGAGATTCGCTGTCATCGGTGATGGTGAGATGCGCATGGGTCTCGAAACCTATTGCAGAGAACTGGGAATTACCCCCTATGTCCGTTTTACGGGATGGCTCAGGGATTTGACCGAGGTCTATGCCGATCTTGACGTTCTGGCGCTGACCTCGGATAATGAAGGCACCCCGGTTTCCATGATCGAAGCCATGGCTGCATCGGTCCCCGTCATCGCCACGGATGCCGGTGGTGTCGTCGATTTACTGGGGAATCCTGTCAGGAGCTTCCCAAACGGCGGATTCACCTTGTGTGAACGGGGGGTTCTGTGTGCGAAGGGGGATTCGAGGGGTTTCAGCAACGGTTTGACGCATTTGCTTCAGAATGAGGACCATAAGCGGGAAGCACTTGCCCGCGCGGCCAGATGCTTTGTAATACGCCGGTTTTCTGAGGAAAGGCTCTTGCGCGACATGGAAGAGCTTTATCAGGGCCTGGTGGAGCGTCCGTCCCATTGA
- a CDS encoding Permease, YjgP/YjgQ family, producing the protein MNKILDRYLANEMWPPFFSSLVVAVFIIIATELLPITDLIVGQGVKLSLVLWMIAYLLPDILTFSMPAAALMSTIVAFLRLSSDSEIIAMRASGIGLKQMLPPVLFLCSAGMLATLLITVFAVPWGNSSFKDTLFELAQTKAATAIRSNVFSEPFPNVTFYVNRFSRATGVMEEVFVVDRRDPRSINTIVANEGKISYLREKQMVMIHFSKGAILVVEKDMSTARTIKFEAYDLSVGLQDMIRAWRMREKAPKELSVQELVMQIDETKEGVRHNEMVVELMEKITVPIAVFLMGLVGFPLGAQLQSRGRSMGIGVGLVVFMVYYLCLAGVRSLSESAAVPPMFAVWIPNTFLLASFIYLFRRVSREKHLRLNLHRFFRDFQKK; encoded by the coding sequence ATGAACAAGATACTCGACCGCTATCTGGCCAACGAAATGTGGCCGCCCTTTTTTTCCAGCCTGGTCGTGGCGGTATTCATCATCATTGCGACCGAACTTCTCCCCATAACGGATCTGATCGTCGGGCAGGGGGTGAAACTCAGCCTGGTTCTCTGGATGATCGCCTACCTGCTGCCGGATATTCTGACATTCTCGATGCCGGCGGCGGCCCTGATGTCTACGATTGTCGCCTTTCTGAGGCTGTCTTCCGACAGTGAAATCATTGCCATGCGGGCTTCTGGGATCGGCCTGAAGCAGATGCTGCCGCCCGTGCTTTTCCTCTGTTCGGCCGGCATGCTTGCGACCCTGTTGATAACGGTGTTCGCTGTCCCCTGGGGGAACAGCTCTTTCAAAGACACCCTTTTCGAGCTGGCTCAGACGAAGGCGGCTACGGCGATCAGGTCGAACGTCTTTTCAGAGCCTTTTCCAAACGTCACCTTTTACGTGAATCGGTTTTCCAGGGCTACAGGGGTGATGGAGGAGGTCTTCGTCGTCGATCGCAGGGATCCGAGGTCCATCAACACCATTGTGGCCAATGAGGGAAAAATCAGCTATCTTCGCGAGAAGCAGATGGTCATGATCCATTTTTCCAAAGGAGCCATCCTGGTTGTCGAAAAAGACATGAGCACTGCAAGGACCATCAAGTTCGAGGCGTATGATCTGAGTGTCGGATTGCAGGATATGATAAGGGCGTGGAGGATGAGAGAAAAGGCGCCTAAAGAGCTTTCGGTCCAAGAGTTGGTAATGCAGATCGATGAAACCAAAGAAGGTGTAAGGCACAACGAGATGGTCGTTGAATTGATGGAAAAAATTACTGTGCCTATAGCTGTCTTTCTTATGGGATTGGTCGGTTTTCCTTTGGGCGCGCAGCTTCAGAGCAGAGGAAGATCAATGGGCATCGGAGTGGGTCTGGTGGTTTTCATGGTTTACTATTTATGCCTTGCCGGTGTCCGGAGCCTTTCGGAAAGCGCGGCCGTGCCGCCGATGTTTGCCGTCTGGATCCCCAATACCTTTCTTCTCGCATCCTTTATTTATCTTTTTAGAAGAGTTTCAAGAGAGAAGCATTTGCGCCTGAATCTGCATCGTTTTTTCAGGGATTTTCAAAAAAAATAA
- a CDS encoding Permease, YjgP/YjgQ family, translating to MSILQRYIIKEFAYIFCLCLIGFTSIFLIIDFIGKIDNFLEVNAGFSDILKYFLYKLPFLAVQMTPAATLISVVILFSVLRKNNEMTALKASGISVFQSSFPLLIAALILSCCVLAFSETVIPITSGKSEAIWNSVVKRVDSERSLYRNHVWHRGTDRICYIHRFDGKNNEMDQPILYIFDESFVITKEIHAEKAMWKNGEWVGLKGIELTRNENGSYDMVRFNAINMPIKQLPEAFLVPMKEPEEMTYGQLKRFAEQIEADGYDANEYLVNLYLKVAFPFINFLMVLWGIPIALSLPKGGAPAAVSVGIGVCFIYIVALGVMRSLGLTGLLPPWLAVWSANIGFGFGGCYGLMRVRT from the coding sequence ATGAGTATTTTACAGCGATATATCATTAAAGAATTCGCTTACATCTTTTGCTTGTGCCTGATCGGGTTCACAAGTATTTTTCTGATCATTGATTTCATCGGAAAAATCGATAATTTTCTTGAGGTGAATGCAGGATTTTCAGATATTCTGAAGTATTTCCTGTATAAGCTACCGTTTCTCGCTGTACAGATGACTCCAGCTGCAACGCTTATTTCTGTTGTCATTTTATTTTCTGTTTTGAGAAAGAATAATGAAATGACTGCTTTGAAGGCGAGTGGAATAAGTGTTTTTCAAAGTAGTTTTCCTCTGTTGATCGCGGCCTTGATCCTATCCTGCTGCGTTTTGGCTTTCTCCGAAACGGTGATACCTATTACAAGCGGTAAAAGCGAAGCGATATGGAATAGTGTTGTCAAAAGAGTTGATAGTGAGCGGTCTCTTTATAGAAATCATGTGTGGCATCGTGGGACAGACAGGATATGTTATATTCATCGATTTGATGGTAAAAACAATGAAATGGATCAACCTATATTGTATATATTTGATGAGTCGTTTGTGATTACAAAGGAAATTCATGCTGAAAAGGCCATGTGGAAAAATGGCGAATGGGTTGGCCTGAAGGGAATTGAACTGACAAGAAATGAAAACGGATCTTACGATATGGTTCGTTTCAACGCAATCAATATGCCCATAAAACAGTTGCCGGAGGCGTTTCTGGTTCCAATGAAAGAGCCGGAGGAAATGACCTATGGTCAGCTGAAACGATTTGCGGAGCAGATCGAAGCGGATGGGTATGACGCCAACGAGTACCTGGTCAACCTTTATCTCAAGGTTGCCTTTCCTTTCATCAATTTCCTGATGGTCCTGTGGGGGATCCCAATTGCCCTCAGTCTTCCCAAAGGCGGGGCGCCCGCTGCCGTTTCGGTGGGGATAGGGGTCTGTTTTATCTACATCGTCGCCCTCGGCGTCATGCGATCGCTCGGTCTGACCGGTCTGCTGCCACCGTGGCTTGCCGTCTGGTCGGCCAATATCGGCTTCGGCTTCGGTGGGTGCTATGGGCTTATGAGGGTTCGCACATGA